One stretch of Arachis hypogaea cultivar Tifrunner chromosome 20, arahy.Tifrunner.gnm2.J5K5, whole genome shotgun sequence DNA includes these proteins:
- the LOC112783892 gene encoding uncharacterized protein At5g39865: MGCASSKQKEKRCIHCNSCAYSERMPRSYSMHVHHPPQRKGDSYHVVALTSTTLGSLDHLSTKISASSGAANGFRFTNENESENEKEKEVLISNAKTWSNMIEEKLPKVVMMPKTPITTPPCDEEPETINTWELMEGLEDTTTTTSPLMRSPNHHFVRSFSFDVNVNRGHLDPNPPNNKSCCFIENNHGNDESKKGGEPYLIKKGVSECNGFSCDEEKKKICDDDDDDFKHTPFGKKEKVVFYFTSLRGVRKTYEDCCHVRLILKGLGVKMDERDVSMHSGFKEELKELLRAGGAFGKGGGLPRVFVGGNYIGGAEEIQRMHEEGKLEKLLQCCEKIDENNNVDGGGVCEACGDIRFVPCETCYGSCKIYYDEGYDDDDDDDDDDEEQQEQDSDEVGDCGFKRCPDCNENGLIRCPICCY; the protein is encoded by the coding sequence ATGGGTTGTGCTAGTtcaaagcaaaaggaaaagaggtgcATCCATTGCAACTCTTGTGCTTATTCTGAAAGAATGCCCAGAAGCTATTCGATGCATGTCCACCACCCACCTCAGAGAAAAGGGGACAGTTACCATGTTGTGGCACTTACATCAACCACACTTGGCTCTCTTGATCACTTATCAACCAAGATTTCTGCTTCTTCTGGTGCTGCCAATGGATTCAGATTCACCAATGAGAATGAGAGTGAGaatgagaaggagaaggaggtcTTGATCTCAAATGCAAAGACATGGTCCAATATGATTGAGGAGAAGTTGCCAAAGGTTGTTATGATGCCAAAGACACCAATCACAACACCACCTTGTGATGAGGAGCCAGAGACAATTAACACATGGGAACTCATGGAAGGTCTTGAggacacaacaacaacaacaagcccTTTGATGAGGTCACCAAATCATCACTTTGTAAGAAGCTTCTCCTTTGATGTCAATGTTAACAGGGGCCATCTTGATCCAAATCCACCCAACAACAAGTCTTGTTGTTTCATAGAGAATAATCATGGAAATGATGAATCCAAAAAGGGAGGGGAGCCATATCTCATAAAGAAAGGAGTTTCTGAATGTAATGGATTCTCTTgtgatgaagaaaagaagaagatctgtgatgatgatgatgatgattttaagCACACCCCATTTGGGAAGAAGGAAAAGGTTGTGTTTTACTTCACAAGCCTTAGAGGGGTAAGAAAGACTTATGAGGATTGCTGCCATGTGAGGCTTATTCTGAAAGGATTGGGTGTTAAGATGGATGAGAGAGATGTGTCAATGCATTCAGGGTTCAAGGAGGAGCTCAAGGAGCTACTCCGGGCCGGTGGCGCATTCGGTAAAGGAGGAGGGTTGCCGAGGGTGTTTGTTGGAGGAAACTACATTGGTGGAGCTGAGGAAATTCAGAGAATGCATGAAGAAGGGAAGCTTGAGAAGTTGCTTCAGTGTTGTGAGAAGATTGATGAGAATAATAATGTTGATGGTGGAGGAGTGTGTGAGGCATGTGGTGATATAAGGTTTGTGCCTTGTGAAACCTGTTATGGAAGCTGCAAAATCTACTATGATGAAggctatgatgatgatgatgatgatgacgatgatgatgaagaacaacaagaacaagataGTGATGAGGTTGGTGATTGTGGATTCAAGCGTTGCCCTGATTGCAATGAAAATGGACTAATTAGATGCCCAATTTGCTGCTACTAG
- the LOC112786410 gene encoding uncharacterized protein, giving the protein MAEFVVLRDSTTYNIILGRRTINDLLAIIYTKFLTIMFMADDGSVGTIRGYLEMVVTCDNASLSLRKRSQEAAGVFMVDLDARINENLRPKPQCPLLEAIRSNGDFSRHAENRPRVHVPSFGRETRSKAHPAEKEEDVLGESKRDGQANGKWMMCMDYSDLNKACPNDSFPLSNIDALVDAMAGCKFFSFMAMLTLEATFQRLMNKVFKDHIGRSVEVYVDNMLVKTEEPDALVTDLEVIFDSLRKHNMRLNLLKCAFVMGSSWGS; this is encoded by the exons ATGGCTGAGTTCGTAGTCCTGAGAGACTCCACAACATACAACATCATCCTCGGGAGGAGAACCATCAACGACCTATTGGCGATCATTTACACGAAGTTCCTAACAATAATGTTCATGGCGGACGATGGGTCGGTAGGGACAATTCGGGGTTATTTGGAAATGGTCGTCACTTGCGATAACGCCAGCTTGTCCCTCCGAAAGAGATCCCAGGAAGCAGCCGGCGTGTTCATGGTGGACCTAGATGCAAGGATTAACGAGAACCTGAGACCGAAACCCCAGT GTCCTCTGCTTGAAGCCATTCGATCTAACGGAGACTTCAGCCGACATGCCGAGAATAGACCCAGAGTTCATGTCCCATCATTTGGCCGTGAAACCCGAAGCAAAGCCCATCCCGCAGAGAAAGAGGAAGATGTTCTTGGAGAGAGCAAACGAGATGGCCAA GCAAACGGGAAGTGGATGATGTGCATGGACTACTCGGACCTTAACAAGGCTTGCCCCAATGACTCATTCCCACTCTCTAACATAGATGCCTTGGTGGATGCAATGGCGGGATGCAAGTTTTTTAGTTTCATGGCGATGCTTACTTTGG AGGCCACTTTCCAAAGGCTCATGAACAAGGTTTTCAAGGACCACATAGGTAGGTCGGTAGAAGTGTACGTCGACAACATGTTGGTCAAAACGGAAGAACCGGATGCCCTGGTAACCGACCTAGAAGTCATCTTCGACTCTCTTCGAAAACACAATATGAGGTTAAATCTCCTGAAATGTGCCTTTGTCATGGGAAGTTCCTGGGGTTCATGA